GCCATAAAGAAGGGAATGGCTTGATACATATTATCGGTGAGATTGCCGTAATCTAAGCAATCTACCGTCCAATTAGTTTTAATTTCGCTGCGTTTATCTAAAAGTCCCGTACGTTCGCCAAACCCATAAAAATGCTCGTCGGCTTCAATATGCTTCCATGTCGCAATGGAGTTTAAGCGCCACCCCACGGAGGCTTGTGGGTTATGGTTAGGCGAGGGAAATTCTTCGTGCGGATTGGGTGCGATTGCAGTATCTTGAGCAAAGGGTTGACCCTCTGGAGTAAAACACTGCACCTGACAAGGATGGCGCTGAACTCGCACGCGCATTCTGGAGGTGGTAACTTCTACCGCGTCTTCGGTTTCGTTTAACTGATAGTCCACCGCAGACCATTCTTCATCGGGTTGGGTGACAGCGCAAGATTTACGGGGTTTTAGGGTTCCCGTGGGCGAAACGCGGACGCGAATCAGATTATCTGCAAGAATACTTAAAACCAGAATTGGGCCATTACACTCAAAACGAATGTGTCGCGAGTCTTGATGAACCGATTGTACATCCCCCAGGGTTGACCAAGGCTGTTCGAGGGTTTGGAGTTGACCAAAGTATTGTGGCATAAGCGCTTACCCGCAGATAGATATCTTCCCTTGTACTGCGTTTGGTCTCGGTGCAGGCCTAGCAAAAGAAAGGTTTTGGATTTAAGAATTATAAGGGGAGCGATTCCTTAAGCTTTGGTAATACAATACTCAACCCCTAAAAAGAGCGATCGCACTTTTTAACCTTAACCCCGTTTGTTCTCAGGTTTCCGAAGATGCGATCGCTTATCGGAAAAATAACTGCTGATAGAAAAGTAATTACTCTGGCGGATCGTTACTGAGAGGGGCTTGACGGTAGTGACGAAGGTGTAATATTGCAACAGTCTCACCCTCCACTACAAACAGAATGCGATAAGTTCTTCGTTTACCAACCCATAATTGTCGAATTTCCCGACCAACGATCGCCGCTTCAGGTGCAATTGAGCAACGGTAAGGAAACTGTTGGAGTGAGGCGATCGCATCTTGAAGGTCATAATACCACTGGTTTGCTAGATCGGCACTC
This Desertifilum tharense IPPAS B-1220 DNA region includes the following protein-coding sequences:
- a CDS encoding type II toxin-antitoxin system RelE/ParE family toxin, translated to MTYQVLIQPPAFEDIETAYRWMCDYLSADLANQWYYDLQDAIASLQQFPYRCSIAPEAAIVGREIRQLWVGKRRTYRILFVVEGETVAILHLRHYRQAPLSNDPPE